In Streptomyces canus, one DNA window encodes the following:
- a CDS encoding ATP-binding protein, producing MRDPMSILTEAFTSFLFGKVETTRLPVRTSTGQAQAVYLPTAAPGLGDSGVIIGREVYSGKGYIYDPFQLYGQQLPAPHWLVLGESGNGKSALEKTYVLRQLRFRDRQVVVLDAQGEDGVGEWNLIAQELGITPIRLDPMAALDMGIRLNPLDPAITTTGQLALLRTIIEVAMGHGLDERSGFALKVAHAYVNETIVDRQPILTDIVEQLRHPEPESAEAMNVDIEDVRAWGLDVALVIDRLVDGDLRGMFDGPTTVGIDLDAPLIVFDLSHIDRNSIAMPILMAIVGVWLEHTWIRPDRKKRIFLVEEAWHIIASPFVAQLFQRLLKFGRRLGLSFVAVVHHLSDVVDGAAAKEAAAILKMASTRTIYAQKADEARATGRVLGLPRWAVEIIPSLTPGIAVWDVNGNVQVVKHLVTETERPLVFTDRAMTESSRDLTDDALRAAELEAEERAAAFVEQHLGDSESTVA from the coding sequence ATGCGGGATCCGATGTCCATCCTCACCGAGGCCTTCACGTCCTTCCTCTTCGGAAAGGTCGAGACGACCCGTCTGCCGGTCCGCACCTCCACCGGCCAGGCGCAGGCGGTCTACCTCCCGACCGCGGCGCCGGGCCTCGGTGACTCGGGGGTGATCATCGGCCGCGAGGTCTACTCCGGCAAGGGCTACATCTACGACCCCTTCCAGCTCTACGGCCAGCAGCTCCCGGCACCGCACTGGCTGGTCCTGGGCGAGTCCGGCAACGGCAAGTCGGCGCTCGAGAAGACGTATGTCCTACGGCAGCTGCGCTTCCGCGACCGCCAGGTCGTCGTCCTGGACGCCCAGGGCGAGGACGGCGTCGGTGAATGGAACCTGATCGCGCAGGAGTTGGGGATAACTCCCATCCGCCTGGACCCGATGGCCGCCCTGGACATGGGCATCCGCCTCAACCCGCTCGACCCCGCGATCACGACGACCGGCCAGCTCGCCCTGCTCCGGACCATCATCGAGGTCGCGATGGGTCACGGCCTCGACGAGCGCTCCGGCTTCGCGCTGAAGGTCGCGCACGCCTACGTCAACGAGACGATCGTCGACCGCCAGCCGATCCTCACGGACATCGTGGAGCAACTACGGCACCCCGAGCCCGAGTCGGCCGAGGCGATGAACGTCGACATAGAGGACGTCCGCGCGTGGGGGCTCGATGTCGCCCTGGTCATCGACCGCTTGGTCGACGGTGACCTGCGAGGCATGTTCGACGGCCCGACCACGGTCGGCATCGACCTGGACGCGCCGCTGATCGTCTTCGATTTGTCCCACATCGACCGCAACTCCATCGCCATGCCCATCCTCATGGCGATCGTCGGAGTTTGGCTGGAACACACCTGGATCCGCCCCGACCGGAAGAAGCGCATCTTCCTGGTCGAGGAGGCCTGGCACATCATCGCCAGCCCCTTCGTGGCCCAGCTCTTCCAGCGGCTGCTGAAGTTCGGCCGACGGCTCGGCCTGTCCTTCGTCGCGGTCGTCCACCACCTGTCCGACGTCGTGGACGGAGCGGCGGCCAAGGAGGCCGCGGCGATCCTGAAGATGGCGTCGACGAGGACGATCTACGCCCAGAAGGCGGACGAGGCACGTGCGACGGGCCGCGTCCTGGGCCTGCCCCGTTGGGCCGTCGAGATCATCCCCTCCCTCACCCCCGGCATCGCCGTCTGGGACGTCAACGGCAATGTCCAGGTGGTCAAACACCTGGTCACCGAGACCGAACGCCCCCTGGTCTTCACCGACCGAGCGATGACGGAGTCCTCCAGGGACCTGACCGACGACGCCCTGCGCGCCGCGGAGTTGGAGGCGGAGGAGCGGGCGGCGGCCTTCGTGGAGCAGCATCTGGGCGACTCCGAGTCGACGGTGGCGTAG
- a CDS encoding type IV secretory system conjugative DNA transfer family protein: MRPDDRHQGGQGGQGGVPDGLLVGILAFLLGMTLLVWTATGLASLFAHGDWPKDVTFTRTPQAMRHLIGHPEDISGAWPDTPVGQLSGYGLVWGLFIGQLLILVVLTIFVMGTLARWRAVRARTRAEKLAARERRSQPEPVHEVPIPRPTPEPQPQPATAPLPSSPQPTEPLLATPTPTAAKLPPSLSKGGQGAGWETPRPAGAVLYAPRESRHPTATQAIRDAEGPILIVTSNPAIWLDTKDARAKLGPVHVYDPTHLCDTPARLHWSPTTGCETKETAKARAQALLAPVRPTAKIDQAVADVAETLLRSYLHAAAIEARTIRHVHRWCQGAQIQDAVRTLRTHPKAAPGSAGELEAALTAHPERRDIAQELTSRALSALFTVNIREACTPNRNDALALDSFVDEGGTLYVVGESIEDPRTHPGAMPLLTALTSSVVERGRRMAERSSSGRLDPPLTLVLDDVAAVAPLPQLPELLAAGADRGLPTLALLRSREQARTRWPDADLPA; encoded by the coding sequence GTGAGACCGGACGACCGCCACCAGGGCGGTCAGGGAGGCCAGGGAGGCGTCCCGGACGGGCTGTTGGTCGGCATACTCGCCTTCCTCCTCGGCATGACCCTGCTGGTCTGGACGGCGACGGGCCTCGCGAGCCTGTTCGCCCACGGCGACTGGCCCAAGGACGTCACCTTCACCCGCACCCCCCAGGCCATGCGCCATCTCATCGGCCACCCCGAGGACATCTCCGGAGCCTGGCCCGACACTCCCGTCGGCCAACTCTCCGGCTACGGCCTGGTCTGGGGCCTGTTCATCGGCCAGCTGCTGATCCTGGTCGTCCTGACGATCTTCGTGATGGGCACACTGGCCCGCTGGAGGGCGGTACGGGCAAGGACGAGAGCGGAGAAACTGGCGGCACGGGAACGACGGTCGCAACCGGAACCGGTCCACGAGGTACCGATCCCGAGGCCGACGCCAGAGCCGCAACCGCAACCGGCCACGGCTCCCCTCCCCAGCTCCCCGCAGCCCACCGAGCCACTTCTCGCGACGCCGACGCCGACGGCTGCGAAGCTGCCCCCTTCCCTGTCCAAGGGTGGACAAGGGGCCGGGTGGGAGACACCTCGCCCCGCAGGCGCGGTGCTCTACGCCCCGAGAGAATCCCGCCACCCCACCGCGACCCAGGCCATCAGGGACGCGGAGGGCCCCATCCTCATCGTCACCTCGAACCCCGCGATCTGGCTGGACACCAAAGACGCCCGAGCCAAACTGGGCCCGGTCCACGTCTACGACCCCACCCACCTCTGCGACACCCCGGCCCGCCTCCACTGGTCCCCCACCACCGGCTGCGAGACCAAGGAGACGGCGAAGGCAAGGGCACAGGCCCTCCTCGCCCCCGTCCGCCCCACTGCGAAGATCGACCAGGCCGTGGCCGACGTGGCCGAAACGCTCCTGCGCAGCTACCTCCACGCCGCGGCGATAGAAGCCCGCACCATCCGCCACGTCCACCGCTGGTGCCAGGGCGCCCAGATCCAGGACGCCGTGAGAACCCTCCGCACCCACCCCAAGGCGGCCCCCGGCTCCGCGGGCGAACTCGAAGCCGCTCTCACCGCGCATCCCGAACGCCGCGACATCGCCCAGGAGCTGACCAGCCGGGCCCTCTCCGCCCTCTTCACGGTCAACATCCGCGAGGCATGCACTCCCAACCGAAATGATGCCCTCGCCTTGGATTCCTTCGTCGACGAAGGGGGCACGCTTTATGTGGTGGGTGAATCCATCGAGGACCCCAGGACCCATCCGGGCGCCATGCCCCTTCTGACGGCCCTCACCTCAAGCGTGGTCGAGCGTGGCCGGCGCATGGCCGAACGGTCATCCTCCGGTCGCCTCGACCCACCACTGACGCTCGTCCTGGACGACGTCGCAGCCGTGGCTCCGCTTCCCCAGCTCCCGGAGCTGCTGGCCGCCGGAGCGGACCGGGGGCTACCGACCCTGGC
- a CDS encoding S53 family peptidase, whose protein sequence is MRTNFPHIRLRWHRVGSATAVTAALVLAGFGTAVHADATTSAKVTWAATPCATPKKTGELACNSLRVTGGTTAFQKARGITPKAADAATPSGYGPSDLQSAYGLTAAAAANGSGETIAIVDAYNDPNAEADLAKYRSYYGLPACTSASGCFKKVSQTGSTTSLPSSDAGWSEEISLDLDMVSAIAPNAKILLVEAKSATMANLGKAVNEAVTLGAKFVSNSYGGSESSSDTSYDSSYFNHPGVAITVSAGDEGYGAEYPAASKYVTSVGGTALSKSSTTRGWTETVWNTSSTEGTGSGCSSYDAKPSWQTDTGCTKRMIADVSAVADPATGVSVYDSYGVTAGWYTFGGTSASSPIIAAVYALAGTPGSSDYPAQYPYQHTSSLNDVTSGNNGSCSTSYFCTATSGYDGPTGWGTPKGVSAFTG, encoded by the coding sequence TTGCGTACCAACTTCCCCCACATACGCCTGAGATGGCACCGCGTCGGCTCCGCCACGGCCGTCACCGCCGCCCTCGTCCTCGCCGGCTTCGGCACCGCGGTCCACGCGGACGCGACGACCTCCGCCAAGGTCACCTGGGCCGCGACCCCCTGCGCCACCCCCAAGAAGACCGGCGAACTCGCCTGCAACTCCCTCCGCGTGACGGGTGGCACCACAGCCTTCCAGAAAGCCCGGGGCATCACCCCCAAGGCCGCCGACGCCGCCACCCCCTCCGGCTACGGCCCGAGCGACCTCCAGTCGGCGTACGGCCTGACCGCCGCGGCCGCCGCCAACGGCTCCGGCGAGACCATCGCCATCGTCGACGCCTACAACGACCCGAACGCCGAGGCGGACCTCGCCAAGTACCGCTCGTACTACGGCCTGCCGGCCTGCACCAGCGCGAGCGGCTGCTTCAAGAAGGTCTCCCAGACCGGCTCCACGACCTCCCTGCCCTCCAGCGACGCCGGCTGGTCCGAGGAGATCTCCCTCGACCTCGACATGGTCTCCGCCATCGCCCCGAACGCCAAGATCCTCCTCGTCGAGGCCAAGTCGGCCACCATGGCCAACCTGGGCAAGGCGGTGAACGAGGCCGTCACCCTGGGCGCCAAGTTCGTCTCCAACTCCTACGGCGGCTCCGAGTCCTCCTCGGACACCTCCTACGACTCCTCGTACTTCAACCACCCCGGCGTCGCCATCACCGTCTCCGCCGGTGACGAGGGGTACGGCGCCGAGTACCCCGCCGCCTCCAAGTACGTGACGTCGGTGGGCGGCACCGCGCTCTCGAAGTCCTCCACCACCCGCGGCTGGACCGAGACCGTCTGGAACACCAGCAGCACCGAGGGCACGGGCTCCGGCTGCTCGTCCTATGACGCCAAGCCGAGCTGGCAGACCGACACCGGCTGCACCAAGCGCATGATCGCCGACGTCTCCGCCGTGGCCGACCCGGCCACCGGCGTCTCCGTCTACGACTCCTACGGCGTCACCGCCGGCTGGTACACGTTCGGCGGCACCAGCGCCTCGTCCCCGATCATCGCGGCCGTCTACGCACTCGCCGGTACGCCCGGCAGCAGCGACTACCCGGCCCAGTACCCCTACCAGCACACGTCCTCCCTCAACGACGTGACCTCGGGCAACAACGGCAGCTGCTCGACGAGCTACTTCTGCACCGCCACCTCGGGCTACGACGGGCCGACCGGCTGGGGCACCCCCAAGGGAGTGAGCGCCTTCACCGGCTGA
- a CDS encoding alpha/beta fold hydrolase — MFDGFELTRCEGDDGVRLRVRHGGSGPAVLLLHGHPRTHATWHRVAPLLAAAGHTVVCPDLRGYGRSDKPATDPEHRPYSKRAMAGDCLAVMRRLGHERFTVVGHDRGAYVATRLALDHPTAVSAVGVLDAVPLGEALRRCDAGFAANWWHWFFLGQTDKPAERVINADPDAWYTATAEQMGAEAYEDYRHAIHDPATVHAMCEDYRAGLGVDREHDDADRRAGRRIDSPLQVLWATRDDMRDLYGDVLDVWRDWAGDRLEGGPIDSGHHMAEEAPEELAGALRAFWANAGHLTGSP; from the coding sequence GTGTTCGACGGTTTCGAGCTGACGCGGTGCGAGGGCGACGACGGGGTCCGGCTGCGGGTGCGGCACGGCGGCAGCGGCCCGGCCGTGCTGCTCCTGCACGGACATCCCCGTACGCACGCCACCTGGCATCGCGTCGCCCCGCTGCTGGCCGCGGCCGGTCACACCGTCGTCTGCCCCGATCTGCGCGGCTACGGCCGGTCCGACAAGCCCGCGACCGATCCGGAACACCGTCCGTACTCCAAGCGCGCCATGGCCGGCGACTGCCTCGCGGTCATGCGCCGCCTCGGACACGAGCGGTTCACGGTCGTCGGGCACGACCGGGGCGCGTACGTGGCCACCCGGCTCGCCCTCGACCATCCCACGGCCGTGTCCGCCGTCGGCGTGCTGGACGCCGTCCCCCTCGGGGAGGCCCTGCGCCGCTGCGACGCCGGCTTCGCGGCGAACTGGTGGCACTGGTTCTTCCTCGGCCAGACGGACAAGCCCGCCGAACGCGTCATCAACGCCGACCCCGACGCCTGGTACACGGCCACCGCCGAGCAGATGGGCGCCGAGGCGTACGAGGACTACCGGCACGCGATCCACGACCCGGCCACCGTGCACGCCATGTGCGAGGACTACCGGGCCGGCCTCGGTGTCGACCGGGAGCACGACGACGCCGACCGCCGGGCCGGCCGGCGCATCGACAGCCCGCTCCAGGTCCTGTGGGCCACCCGCGACGACATGAGGGACCTCTACGGCGACGTCCTGGACGTCTGGCGCGACTGGGCGGGCGACCGGCTGGAGGGCGGTCCGATCGACTCCGGGCACCACATGGCCGAGGAGGCGCCGGAGGAACTCGCCGGCGCGCTGCGCGCGTTCTGGGCGAACGCCGGGCACCTGACCGGATCGCCTTGA
- a CDS encoding SCO6880 family protein, which translates to MTTESHVSHTVTPRRTYLIGRARPNAIVGRNRETGEIALIIVGAFLGMMCGLLVPVLSLRIVLLMGFPLVALAAVYVPYKRRTFYKWFEINRSYKRTLRQGTTYRSSVMEAGTHVDGREVEIGPPPGIGRINWLAAPFGPDEIAVLLHADRRTVTAAIEIEGPGVGLRDSEDQEALVDRFGTLLKHVANGDGFVTRIQMLARTLPADPDAHAKDVAMRGEEKALPWLQTSYDQLQSMVSTSSEQHRAYLVACMHFNRELAAEAQAMARAARPQSGRRLDRDAGLAVVMARELTDICSRLQEADIRVRQPLGQGRLASLIHSMYDPDHPIDHIQAMTKRNAWPAELDAMEPTFLQAKTRESSTRAPWCHATAWVKEWPMTPVGVNFLAPLLVHTPDVIRTVAVTMDLEPTEIAIERMLTEKTNDEAEASRAAKMNRTVDPRDIAAHNRLDQRGEDLASGAAGVNLVGYITVSSRNPEALARDKRTIRASAGKSYLKLEWCDREHHRAFVNTLPFATGIRR; encoded by the coding sequence TTGACGACCGAGTCCCACGTGTCGCATACGGTCACGCCCCGCCGTACATATCTGATCGGCCGCGCCCGGCCGAACGCGATCGTCGGCCGCAATCGCGAGACGGGCGAGATCGCGCTCATCATCGTGGGCGCGTTCCTCGGCATGATGTGCGGGCTCCTCGTCCCGGTGCTCTCCCTGCGCATCGTGCTGCTGATGGGCTTCCCGCTCGTCGCGCTCGCCGCGGTCTACGTGCCGTACAAGCGCCGCACGTTCTACAAGTGGTTCGAGATCAACCGCAGTTACAAGCGGACCCTGCGCCAGGGCACGACCTACCGCTCCTCCGTGATGGAGGCCGGCACCCACGTCGACGGCCGCGAGGTCGAGATCGGCCCGCCCCCCGGCATCGGCCGGATCAACTGGCTCGCCGCCCCGTTCGGCCCCGACGAGATCGCCGTACTGCTCCATGCGGACCGCCGCACGGTGACGGCCGCGATCGAGATCGAGGGCCCCGGCGTCGGCCTGCGCGACTCCGAGGACCAGGAAGCCCTCGTCGACCGCTTCGGCACCCTCCTCAAGCACGTGGCCAACGGCGACGGCTTCGTCACCCGCATCCAGATGCTCGCCCGCACCCTCCCCGCCGACCCCGACGCCCACGCCAAGGACGTCGCGATGCGCGGGGAAGAGAAGGCGCTGCCCTGGCTGCAGACGTCGTACGACCAACTCCAGTCGATGGTGTCCACCAGCAGCGAGCAGCACCGCGCGTACCTCGTCGCCTGCATGCACTTCAACCGCGAACTCGCCGCCGAGGCCCAGGCGATGGCCCGCGCGGCCCGCCCCCAGTCCGGCCGCAGGCTCGACCGGGACGCGGGGCTCGCCGTCGTCATGGCGCGGGAGCTGACCGACATCTGCTCCCGCCTCCAGGAGGCCGACATCCGGGTCCGCCAGCCCCTCGGCCAGGGCCGGCTGGCCTCACTGATCCACTCCATGTACGACCCCGACCACCCCATCGACCACATCCAGGCGATGACCAAGCGCAACGCCTGGCCGGCCGAACTCGACGCCATGGAACCGACGTTCCTCCAGGCGAAGACCCGGGAGTCCAGCACCCGCGCGCCCTGGTGCCACGCCACGGCCTGGGTGAAGGAGTGGCCGATGACCCCGGTGGGCGTCAACTTCCTGGCACCCCTGCTCGTCCACACCCCGGACGTCATCCGCACGGTCGCCGTCACGATGGACCTCGAACCCACCGAGATCGCCATCGAACGCATGCTGACCGAGAAGACGAACGACGAGGCGGAGGCCTCCCGCGCCGCCAAGATGAACCGGACCGTGGACCCGCGCGACATCGCCGCCCACAACCGGCTCGACCAGCGCGGCGAGGACCTCGCGAGCGGCGCGGCCGGAGTCAACCTGGTCGGCTACATCACCGTCTCCTCCCGTAACCCCGAGGCCCTGGCCCGCGACAAGCGGACCATCCGGGCCTCGGCCGGAAAGTCGTACCTGAAACTGGAGTGGTGCGACCGCGAGCACCATCGCGCCTTCGTGAACACCCTTCCGTTCGCCACCGGCATTCGAAGGTAG
- a CDS encoding TetR/AcrR family transcriptional regulator produces the protein MAPMPAEKPETRPYHHGDLRSALLAAAERTLRDKGSASLSLRELARDLGVSHAAPGRHFKDKQALLNALALVGYDRMAEALDAADEPGLPLQDRLTVLARTYLGFAIDNAELLELMYARKHEPGAAEQMTAAIDRTVGALERAVAAAQQRGEIVDGDPEQLTLVVGTALHGLASFAVTGKFTTEAAMAAVSGLVHHLMYGLKPR, from the coding sequence ATGGCACCCATGCCAGCCGAGAAGCCCGAGACCCGCCCCTACCACCACGGAGACCTGCGCTCCGCCCTCCTCGCCGCCGCCGAGCGCACCCTCCGCGACAAGGGCAGCGCCTCCCTCTCCCTGCGGGAACTCGCCCGCGACCTCGGCGTCAGCCACGCCGCCCCCGGCCGGCACTTCAAGGACAAGCAGGCCCTGCTCAACGCCCTCGCCCTGGTCGGATACGACCGCATGGCCGAGGCCCTCGATGCCGCCGACGAACCGGGGCTCCCCCTCCAGGACCGCCTCACCGTCCTGGCCCGGACCTACCTGGGCTTCGCCATCGACAATGCCGAGCTCCTGGAGCTGATGTACGCCCGCAAGCACGAGCCCGGCGCCGCCGAGCAGATGACCGCCGCGATCGACCGCACGGTGGGCGCCCTGGAGCGGGCCGTCGCAGCCGCCCAGCAGCGCGGCGAGATCGTCGACGGCGACCCCGAGCAGCTCACCCTCGTCGTGGGCACCGCCCTCCACGGCCTGGCGTCCTTCGCCGTCACCGGCAAGTTCACCACCGAGGCCGCCATGGCCGCCGTGTCGGGACTGGTCCATCACCTGATGTACGGCCTCAAGCCCCGCTGA
- a CDS encoding trypsin-like serine peptidase yields the protein MRFSLSCGMLSSVKRTPRLALHAAAVLLTVTSASEAAADDGAGPFGVTTVAVATSQNARVGALFAGKKHFCTASVVRSPHRDLLVTAAHCLDDGDDGLVFVPGYRDGTAPYGKWKVRERYMPEGWSKGQDEDSDVAFATVEGDIQDAVGGNRFVTGTATGATAVTVIGYPASRDLPISCTNKPTAHSRTQQRIDCPAFTGGTSGSPWVNGNGQVVGILGGHEQGGSTPDVSYSVVLGAEAAALYRDVVG from the coding sequence ATGCGTTTCTCACTTTCGTGCGGAATGCTTTCTTCCGTGAAGCGCACGCCACGTCTCGCTCTCCACGCCGCAGCCGTCCTGCTCACCGTCACCTCGGCCTCCGAGGCGGCCGCCGACGACGGGGCGGGGCCCTTCGGGGTGACGACAGTCGCCGTGGCGACCTCACAGAACGCCCGTGTGGGAGCCCTCTTCGCAGGAAAGAAGCACTTCTGCACCGCCTCCGTCGTCCGCAGCCCGCACCGGGACCTCCTCGTCACCGCCGCGCACTGTCTCGACGACGGCGACGACGGCCTCGTGTTCGTGCCCGGTTACCGGGACGGCACAGCGCCGTACGGGAAGTGGAAGGTGCGCGAGCGGTACATGCCCGAGGGGTGGTCCAAGGGGCAGGACGAGGACAGTGATGTCGCCTTCGCCACGGTCGAGGGGGACATCCAGGACGCCGTCGGGGGGAACCGGTTCGTGACCGGCACCGCCACCGGGGCCACCGCCGTCACCGTCATCGGGTATCCCGCCTCCCGTGACCTGCCGATCAGCTGCACCAACAAGCCGACCGCGCACAGCCGTACGCAACAGCGCATCGACTGCCCCGCGTTCACCGGCGGGACCAGCGGCAGTCCCTGGGTGAACGGGAACGGGCAGGTCGTGGGGATACTCGGCGGGCACGAGCAGGGTGGGTCGACGCCCGACGTGTCGTACAGCGTGGTCCTCGGGGCGGAGGCCGCCGCGCTCTACCGGGACGTGGTCGGCTGA
- a CDS encoding oxidoreductase codes for MATDKQQKWNATRLPDQTGRTAVVTGANSGIGLRAAQALAGAGAHVVFAVRDPERGEAAARTVNGSTEVRRLDLADLSSVREFAAGWDRPLDLLINNAGVMMVPQQRTADGFEMQFGTNHLGHFALTNLLLPYVTDRVVTVSSGAHRWGDQRIRFDDLNRTSDYDPRGVYGQSKLANLLFVLELQRRLTESGSRVRALAAHPGYSATNLQSHAASSAARVFMKFGNRFLAQDDRAGALPTLYAATQELPGASYVGPDGLGEMRGAPTLVGRSAAASDPDVARRLWTASEELTGTRYPQGVGTRG; via the coding sequence ATGGCTACCGACAAGCAGCAGAAGTGGAACGCGACCCGCCTCCCCGACCAGACCGGCCGCACGGCGGTGGTCACGGGGGCGAACAGCGGTATCGGACTCCGGGCCGCGCAGGCCCTGGCCGGAGCGGGCGCGCACGTCGTGTTCGCCGTACGGGACCCGGAGCGCGGTGAGGCCGCGGCGAGGACCGTGAACGGCAGCACGGAGGTCCGGCGGCTGGATCTGGCGGACCTGTCCTCGGTGCGGGAGTTCGCGGCGGGGTGGGACCGCCCGCTGGATCTGCTGATCAACAACGCGGGCGTGATGATGGTCCCGCAGCAGCGGACGGCGGACGGCTTCGAGATGCAGTTCGGCACGAACCATCTGGGTCACTTCGCGTTGACGAACCTGCTGTTGCCGTACGTCACCGACCGGGTCGTGACGGTGTCCTCGGGTGCGCACCGCTGGGGCGACCAGCGGATCCGCTTCGACGACCTGAACAGGACGTCGGACTACGACCCGAGGGGCGTCTACGGCCAGTCGAAGCTGGCGAACCTGCTGTTCGTGCTGGAACTCCAGCGGCGGCTGACGGAGTCGGGCTCCCGGGTCCGTGCCCTGGCGGCCCACCCCGGCTACTCGGCCACCAACCTCCAGAGCCACGCGGCCAGTTCGGCGGCCCGGGTGTTCATGAAGTTCGGCAACAGGTTCCTGGCGCAGGACGACCGCGCGGGCGCACTGCCCACGCTGTACGCGGCGACGCAGGAGCTGCCGGGGGCGAGCTATGTCGGGCCGGACGGGCTCGGCGAGATGCGGGGTGCGCCGACTCTGGTGGGCCGGAGCGCGGCCGCGAGCGACCCCGACGTCGCCCGCCGCCTGTGGACGGCGTCGGAGGAGCTGACGGGGACGCGTTATCCACAGGGTGTGGGCACGCGGGGCTGA
- a CDS encoding S53 family peptidase — translation MRTSRSPHRSGRWRRAGSTAVATSALVLAGLGTAVHATAATPDHVSAKAVATAVANAHVQYESACDATPKKGYAACNALRVTAGTTAFMEKQAALKGMTAKTLKPNASSATPTGYGPSDLQSAYGLTDAAASNGSGETIAIVDAYDDPNAVADLATYRSYYGLPACTTANGCFKKVSQTGSTTSLPTADSGWAGEISLDLDMVSAIAPNAKILLVEASSSSMANLGKAVNEAVTLGAKFVSNSYGGSESSSDTSYDSSYFNHPGVAITVSAGDEGYGAEYPAASKYVTAVGGTKLSTSSTSRGWTESVWKTSSTEGTGSGCSSYDAKPSWQTDTGCTKRMIADVSAVADPATGVSVYDSYGSDGTGWNTYGGTSASAPIIASVYALAGTPGSSDYPAQYPYEDTSALNDVTSGNNGSCSTSYFCTATSGYDGPTGLGTPQGLGAFTG, via the coding sequence TTGCGTACTTCCCGTTCCCCCCACAGATCCGGCAGATGGCGTCGGGCCGGCTCCACCGCCGTGGCCACCTCCGCCCTTGTCCTCGCCGGACTCGGCACCGCCGTCCACGCGACCGCGGCCACGCCCGACCACGTGAGCGCCAAGGCCGTCGCCACCGCCGTCGCCAACGCCCATGTGCAGTACGAGAGCGCGTGTGACGCCACCCCCAAGAAGGGCTACGCCGCCTGCAACGCCCTGCGCGTCACGGCCGGCACCACCGCGTTCATGGAGAAGCAGGCCGCGCTGAAGGGCATGACCGCCAAGACGCTCAAGCCGAACGCCTCCTCCGCCACCCCGACCGGCTACGGCCCGAGCGACCTCCAGTCGGCGTACGGCCTGACCGACGCGGCCGCCTCCAACGGCTCGGGCGAGACCATCGCCATCGTCGACGCCTACGACGACCCCAACGCCGTGGCGGACCTGGCCACCTACCGCAGCTACTACGGCCTGCCGGCCTGCACGACCGCCAACGGCTGCTTCAAGAAGGTCTCCCAGACCGGCTCCACGACCTCCCTCCCCACCGCCGACAGCGGCTGGGCCGGCGAGATCTCCCTCGACCTCGACATGGTCTCCGCCATCGCCCCGAACGCCAAGATCCTGCTGGTCGAGGCGAGTTCGTCGAGCATGGCCAACCTGGGCAAGGCGGTGAACGAGGCCGTCACCCTGGGCGCCAAGTTCGTCTCCAACTCCTACGGCGGCTCCGAGTCCTCCTCGGACACCTCCTACGACTCCTCGTACTTCAACCACCCCGGCGTCGCCATCACCGTCTCCGCGGGCGACGAGGGCTACGGCGCCGAATACCCGGCCGCCTCCAAGTACGTCACCGCGGTCGGCGGCACCAAGCTGTCCACGTCCTCCACCTCCCGCGGCTGGACCGAGAGCGTCTGGAAGACCAGCTCCACCGAGGGCACGGGGTCGGGCTGCTCCTCGTACGACGCCAAGCCCTCCTGGCAGACCGACACCGGCTGCACCAAGCGCATGATCGCCGACGTCTCCGCCGTGGCCGACCCGGCCACCGGCGTCTCCGTCTACGACTCCTACGGCTCGGACGGCACGGGCTGGAACACCTACGGCGGCACCAGCGCCTCCGCCCCCATCATCGCGTCGGTGTACGCCCTCGCGGGCACCCCGGGCAGCAGCGACTACCCGGCCCAGTACCCCTACGAGGACACCTCCGCCCTCAACGACGTGACCTCGGGCAACAACGGCTCCTGCTCCACGAGCTACTTCTGCACCGCCACCTCGGGCTACGACGGACCCACCGGCCTGGGTACCCCGCAAGGCCTGGGCGCCTTCACCGGCTGA